The Desmonostoc muscorum LEGE 12446 genome includes a region encoding these proteins:
- the devC gene encoding ABC transporter permease DevC produces the protein MNSFGRIPLAWLQLTRYKLRLVVAIVGIAFAVILIFMQLAFLDSLYDSQTALHSRLVGDLILINPEMKTLANTREFPRQYLYRTLNFGEVDSVNYVYHGQHSFKYGNVSAGKGIILLGINPDNCPFEIPNFDRVAHLLRTRGVILFDRNSNLKEYGNILNDLESGKSVAAEIGDLKVWISGLVNFAGASFADDGNVITSSTTFNYLLPIRSANNINIGLIKLKPGVNRKAIAKKISTQLPASVQVMTRQEFIDYEKHYWATSAPIGFVFSTGVFVGFLVGVIIVYQILYGEVSDHLPDYAVLKARGYKHRYFLNVLFQEALILAVLGYIPGLIVSVGLYEIVKNATALPMHMTFPRASLVLLLTIIMCFTSGTITMNKLKDANPADLF, from the coding sequence ATGAATTCTTTTGGCAGAATCCCCTTAGCTTGGTTGCAACTAACTCGCTATAAGCTGCGGCTGGTGGTAGCGATTGTCGGAATTGCTTTTGCGGTAATTCTGATATTTATGCAATTGGCTTTTTTAGATTCCCTCTACGACAGCCAAACAGCCTTACACAGTCGGCTGGTGGGTGATTTGATTTTAATTAATCCGGAAATGAAGACTTTGGCTAACACCAGAGAATTTCCTCGGCAATATTTGTATCGCACGCTTAATTTTGGCGAAGTTGACTCTGTTAACTATGTGTACCACGGACAGCATTCTTTCAAGTATGGCAATGTCAGTGCAGGTAAAGGAATTATTCTCTTGGGCATCAACCCAGATAATTGTCCATTTGAAATTCCCAATTTTGATCGAGTTGCCCATTTATTGAGAACTAGGGGTGTGATTTTATTCGATCGCAACTCTAACTTAAAAGAATATGGCAATATCTTAAACGATTTGGAGTCAGGAAAATCAGTTGCAGCAGAAATCGGCGATCTGAAAGTTTGGATTAGCGGCTTAGTCAATTTTGCTGGTGCTTCCTTTGCCGATGATGGTAATGTGATTACCAGCAGTACGACTTTTAATTATTTGTTACCGATACGTTCTGCAAACAATATTAACATTGGGTTGATCAAGCTTAAACCTGGTGTAAATCGCAAAGCGATCGCCAAAAAAATCAGCACTCAACTTCCTGCGAGTGTTCAAGTGATGACGCGTCAAGAATTTATTGATTATGAAAAACATTATTGGGCTACCAGCGCTCCCATTGGATTTGTATTTAGTACGGGAGTTTTCGTTGGTTTCCTAGTAGGAGTAATTATTGTTTATCAAATTCTATATGGCGAAGTCTCCGATCATTTACCAGATTACGCAGTTCTCAAAGCCAGAGGCTATAAACATCGTTATTTTTTAAACGTTTTGTTTCAGGAAGCACTCATTTTAGCAGTATTAGGTTACATTCCTGGGCTAATCGTTTCTGTAGGATTGTATGAAATTGTTAAAAATGCAACTGCTTTACCCATGCACATGACATTTCCCAGAGCCTCATTGGTACTTCTACTAACAATTATTATGTGCTTTACATCCGGTACTATTACTATGAATAAGTTAAAAGATGCCAATCCAGCAGACTTGTTTTGA